In Ignavibacteria bacterium, a single genomic region encodes these proteins:
- a CDS encoding hemolysin family protein has protein sequence MKSILFDIFLVAVLVMINGLFVALEYAIIKVRKSEIETDSNEKDSLRKRYLRNVKDNLDKYISAAQVGITLVNVLLGWIGEDSFGRLFGSLFSLIGLGNVIPGSVSSIVGILLITFITVAFGELAPKMIAIQYPLQISMWLSFPLKIIYTIFKPMIIVLNISANGFIRLIGLKPITKEDIHHSEREIRYLISEGRKTGVIDSTEHQLIEKIFDFNDKLARDIMVSRNNIVAINIDDTRDAIIQKVIDEGYSRVPVFKDSIDNIIGIIYSKDLISAAEFRDLIVLTDILRPVYFVPETKQIGEILKDFQKKRIHLGIVVNEHGNVEGLITLEDIIEEIVGEIEDEYDIDTRNVQKDKLGIFLVNPIISIEEFNQKFKSDIPIDNDDYHTLSGFLQKVTGHVPEIYERVDYKEFVFTIMKKSGNRLLQVKVQRMINK, from the coding sequence TTGAAATCAATATTGTTCGACATATTCTTGGTTGCAGTACTTGTGATGATAAACGGACTGTTTGTTGCACTGGAATATGCGATTATTAAAGTAAGAAAATCGGAGATAGAAACAGACTCCAATGAAAAGGATTCTCTTCGTAAAAGATATCTTAGAAATGTAAAGGACAATTTAGATAAATACATTTCTGCTGCACAAGTCGGAATTACTCTTGTTAATGTGTTACTCGGATGGATTGGTGAAGATTCTTTTGGTAGATTATTCGGAAGTTTATTCAGTCTGATTGGTCTGGGAAACGTTATACCGGGTTCAGTATCTTCAATTGTAGGTATTTTACTTATTACTTTCATAACAGTTGCTTTCGGAGAGCTTGCACCTAAAATGATTGCAATTCAATATCCGCTTCAGATATCAATGTGGTTATCATTCCCTTTGAAGATTATCTACACAATCTTTAAACCCATGATAATTGTACTTAATATCTCTGCAAACGGATTTATCAGGTTAATAGGTTTGAAACCAATAACAAAAGAGGATATTCATCATTCGGAAAGGGAAATTAGGTATCTTATTTCTGAGGGCAGGAAAACAGGTGTAATTGATTCAACGGAGCATCAGTTGATCGAAAAGATATTTGATTTCAACGATAAGCTGGCTCGTGATATTATGGTTTCAAGAAATAATATCGTTGCAATAAATATCGACGACACCAGGGATGCAATAATTCAAAAGGTAATTGACGAAGGATATTCAAGAGTACCTGTATTCAAGGACTCAATAGATAATATTATAGGGATTATATATTCAAAAGACCTTATCAGTGCCGCGGAATTCAGAGATCTGATTGTTCTGACAGATATTTTACGTCCGGTATATTTTGTCCCGGAAACAAAGCAGATAGGGGAGATTCTTAAAGATTTTCAGAAGAAAAGAATTCATCTGGGAATCGTGGTTAATGAGCATGGAAACGTTGAAGGTCTGATTACTCTTGAGGATATCATCGAAGAGATTGTCGGAGAGATAGAGGACGAATATGATATTGATACGCGTAATGTACAAAAAGATAAACTTGGGATATTTCTTGTCAATCCGATAATCAGTATTGAAGAATTTAATCAGAAGTTCAAATCAGATATTCCTATTGACAACGATGATTATCATACGCTCAGCGGTTTTCTTCAAAAGGTAACCGGTCATGTTCCTGAAATTTATGAAAGAGTGGATTACAAAGAGTTTGTTTTTACGATTATGAAGAAATCAGGAAACAGGCTTCTTCAGGTAAAAGTACAAAGAATGATAAATAAATAA
- the nuoI gene encoding NADH-quinone oxidoreductase subunit NuoI yields MKYIKNKDLTFFDKTYLPQIAKGMALTFKQMFKPKFTRQYPEQKWSTPSSFRGRPVLVLEKNGVERCVACGLCSRVCPALAIEVQANETDLDKERYPEKFEINMVRCIFCGFCEEVCPEEAIIMSDEYELVFKSQEEAIFGKGKLLIPREKLEKRLKFLKENR; encoded by the coding sequence ATGAAATATATAAAGAATAAAGATTTAACATTTTTTGATAAAACTTATTTGCCGCAGATAGCGAAGGGAATGGCTTTGACATTCAAGCAGATGTTCAAGCCTAAATTCACAAGACAATATCCTGAACAAAAATGGAGTACGCCTTCGAGTTTCAGGGGAAGACCGGTTTTAGTACTCGAAAAAAATGGAGTTGAAAGATGCGTTGCTTGCGGATTGTGTTCAAGAGTATGCCCGGCTCTCGCAATAGAAGTACAGGCAAATGAGACTGACCTTGATAAAGAAAGATATCCGGAAAAATTCGAAATAAACATGGTACGTTGTATATTTTGCGGATTCTGTGAGGAGGTTTGTCCGGAGGAAGCAATTATTATGAGCGATGAATATGAGTTAGTTTTCAAATCACAGGAGGAGGCAATTTTCGGTAAAGGTAAACTATTAATTCCGAGAGAAAAACTTGAAAAACGCCTGAAATTCCTGAAGGAAAACAGATAG
- a CDS encoding T9SS type A sorting domain-containing protein — protein MKKLLHLLLLLFVITSFTKSQTFTFQRFTPAIVYGDTSFMVATKTKAVFKNTGSINLDFSFFRILNDLPAPDWTTSMCLRGFCYAPFLDSVPPSSSPLTILPGQQDTLDIYFNGITVGMGTVIIKAWVNNNPSNFLTDTFKVHLGPVGIRQISSVVDGYKLEQNYPNPFNPTTKINFSLGKRENVSLKVFDILGNEVANLINNETIAAGKYTFDFNASKYNLTSGVYYYSLKSESFSSVKKMLLIK, from the coding sequence ATGAAAAAATTATTACACCTTTTGTTGTTATTATTTGTAATAACAAGTTTCACCAAATCTCAGACATTTACTTTCCAAAGGTTTACTCCTGCAATTGTATACGGCGATACATCGTTTATGGTCGCTACTAAAACGAAAGCAGTTTTCAAGAATACAGGAAGTATTAACCTTGATTTTTCCTTTTTCAGAATTCTTAACGACCTTCCTGCACCGGACTGGACAACCAGTATGTGCCTTAGGGGGTTCTGTTATGCTCCTTTCCTTGATTCCGTTCCTCCAAGTTCAAGCCCTTTGACCATATTACCCGGGCAGCAAGACACTTTAGATATCTATTTCAACGGTATCACAGTAGGCATGGGTACAGTTATTATCAAAGCATGGGTGAATAATAATCCAAGTAATTTTTTAACTGATACTTTTAAGGTTCACTTAGGTCCTGTTGGGATAAGACAAATCTCAAGTGTTGTCGATGGATACAAATTGGAACAGAATTATCCTAATCCGTTTAATCCGACAACTAAGATTAATTTTTCTCTTGGGAAAAGGGAGAATGTATCACTCAAAGTATTCGACATTTTGGGTAATGAAGTAGCAAACCTGATAAACAATGAAACAATAGCAGCAGGTAAATATACTTTCGATTTTAATGCTTCAAAATATAATCTTACCTCTGGAGTATATTATTATTCGTTGAAATCAGAATCGTTTTCTTCAGTGAAGAAAATGCTTTTGATAAAATAA
- a CDS encoding tetratricopeptide repeat protein, which yields MDAKYLIEISKDFFEKAYKLQMSGDTEQAIEHYKKSLDYYPTAEAYTFLGWALSSQGDLENAIEECKNAIELDPDFGNPYNDIGAYLIRLGRYEEAIAWLELAIKAEKYENREFAHYNLGVVYEKLGLWFESISKYKKAFSINPGYKVAEKNYYRLLSRTN from the coding sequence ATGGATGCAAAATATTTAATTGAAATATCTAAGGACTTTTTTGAAAAAGCTTATAAGCTTCAGATGTCAGGTGATACCGAGCAAGCTATTGAGCATTACAAGAAATCTCTTGATTATTATCCTACAGCTGAAGCATATACTTTTTTAGGTTGGGCTTTAAGTTCACAGGGAGACCTTGAAAATGCAATTGAGGAATGCAAGAATGCTATTGAATTAGATCCTGATTTCGGTAATCCCTATAATGATATTGGCGCATACCTGATAAGACTCGGGAGGTATGAAGAAGCTATTGCATGGCTGGAGCTCGCTATAAAAGCAGAGAAATACGAAAACAGGGAATTTGCTCATTACAATCTTGGTGTCGTTTATGAAAAGCTTGGATTATGGTTTGAATCAATATCAAAATACAAGAAAGCATTTTCTATTAATCCCGGTTATAAAGTAGCAGAAAAAAATTATTACAGATTATTATCTCGAACTAATTAA
- a CDS encoding cold-shock protein has translation MEKGTVKWFNSSKGFGFITVAGKKDVFVHFNAILGEGYKTLNEGDTVEFEIEDGPKGPQAANVTKL, from the coding sequence ATGGAAAAAGGTACTGTAAAATGGTTCAACTCCTCAAAAGGTTTTGGATTTATCACCGTAGCCGGTAAAAAAGATGTATTCGTACATTTTAATGCAATTTTAGGCGAAGGCTATAAAACTCTTAACGAAGGCGACACAGTCGAATTCGAAATTGAAGACGGACCAAAGGGACCTCAAGCAGCAAATGTTACAAAACTTTAA
- a CDS encoding purine-nucleoside phosphorylase, with protein MSKIAVILGSGLAKFKNEISSANVVYSELGGIHEKQVIEGKIGDKNIVLFTGRNHFYETHSREKVFRNILIAKDMNVDFMVVTNAAGGLNPNFKVSDLMLIKSYINFFNIPLVDKQNLYFDNELFNWAKEKAESNKIRIHEGNYYASFGPVYETQSEINFIRNAGADCVGMSTIPDIIKANELGIKTLGISCITNKLYFGVNNTITHDEVVSAGNKAYKVFSNFLKVIINDY; from the coding sequence ATGTCAAAAATTGCTGTAATATTAGGTTCAGGTCTTGCGAAGTTTAAAAACGAAATTTCGTCGGCGAATGTAGTGTATTCCGAACTCGGCGGGATTCATGAAAAGCAGGTTATTGAGGGAAAGATTGGAGACAAAAATATTGTTTTATTTACAGGCAGAAATCATTTTTATGAGACACATTCAAGAGAAAAAGTTTTCAGAAATATTTTGATTGCTAAAGACATGAATGTTGATTTCATGGTAGTAACTAATGCTGCCGGCGGGTTAAATCCTAATTTTAAAGTATCTGACCTTATGCTGATTAAGTCATATATTAACTTTTTTAATATCCCGCTTGTTGATAAGCAAAACCTGTATTTCGATAACGAACTGTTTAACTGGGCAAAAGAAAAAGCCGAATCGAATAAAATCCGCATTCATGAGGGTAATTACTATGCGTCATTCGGTCCTGTTTATGAAACGCAGTCTGAAATAAATTTCATAAGAAACGCAGGTGCTGATTGTGTTGGTATGTCAACAATTCCTGATATTATAAAAGCAAATGAACTCGGGATTAAGACACTTGGAATTTCCTGCATAACGAACAAGTTGTATTTCGGGGTTAATAATACAATAACCCACGATGAAGTAGTTTCAGCCGGTAATAAAGCATACAAGGTTTTTTCAAATTTCTTAAAAGTTATTATTAATGATTATTGA
- a CDS encoding TatD family hydrolase, whose protein sequence is MIIDTHAHLYYPELSDNINEIIDKALRAGVEKIIVPAIDLETTDKILNLSATHEIIYAVIGFHPCDIQKLNEKDFQSLENYLTEKKVVGIGETGLDYYWDKTYKDKQKDFFKRHLELSEKYDLPIVIHTRDSIKDAIKIIEESKHECSGQFHCFPGDKEDLKNILNFKTYFLSFCGNITYKNFNSLDAVHDAPLDILLAETDSPFLTPVPHRGKKNQPAFILNTIKKIAEIRNIDLNILEDNLEANTRRLFKKAFQ, encoded by the coding sequence ATGATTATTGATACTCATGCCCATTTGTATTATCCGGAATTATCTGACAATATAAATGAAATAATTGATAAAGCACTTAGAGCCGGTGTCGAGAAGATTATTGTTCCCGCAATTGATTTAGAAACCACGGATAAAATACTGAACCTTTCGGCAACTCATGAAATTATCTATGCCGTAATCGGATTCCATCCCTGCGATATACAAAAATTAAATGAAAAAGATTTTCAGTCTCTCGAAAATTATCTGACTGAGAAAAAAGTTGTTGGAATTGGTGAAACCGGACTTGATTATTACTGGGACAAAACATATAAGGATAAGCAGAAAGATTTCTTTAAACGTCATCTTGAGTTGTCTGAAAAATACGATCTACCGATTGTAATCCACACCCGTGATTCCATAAAAGATGCAATAAAGATTATAGAAGAATCGAAACACGAATGCAGCGGTCAGTTCCATTGCTTCCCTGGGGATAAAGAAGACCTTAAGAATATTTTAAACTTCAAAACCTATTTCTTATCTTTCTGCGGAAACATAACCTACAAGAATTTTAATTCACTCGATGCCGTACATGATGCACCGCTTGATATACTTCTTGCGGAAACTGATTCTCCTTTTCTTACTCCTGTTCCTCACCGAGGTAAGAAAAATCAACCTGCTTTTATTTTAAATACTATCAAAAAGATTGCTGAAATAAGAAATATTGATTTAAATATTCTCGAGGACAATCTTGAAGCAAATACACGCAGATTGTTCAAAAAAGCATTTCAATAA
- a CDS encoding class III extradiol ring-cleavage dioxygenase, which produces MAKILKDSDYGLDHGAWSVLMNMYPNANIPVYQMSVDITKSADYHFNLAKELSFLRNRGVIVIGSGNVVHNLRKVKLRGEQQPYDWALEFDEIVKKSIENDTPSTLTEYEKLGEIGYSAHPTNDHFLPLFYTLGLREKSDKYEFFNDKIDMGSISMRSVIFY; this is translated from the coding sequence ATGGCTAAAATATTGAAGGATTCAGATTACGGTCTCGATCACGGAGCATGGTCAGTTTTAATGAACATGTATCCCAATGCTAATATCCCGGTATATCAAATGAGTGTTGATATTACAAAATCTGCTGATTATCATTTTAATCTTGCGAAAGAACTTTCATTTCTCAGAAATAGGGGAGTAATTGTGATTGGAAGCGGGAATGTGGTTCACAATTTAAGAAAGGTTAAATTGAGAGGCGAACAGCAGCCTTACGACTGGGCTCTGGAGTTTGACGAAATAGTAAAGAAAAGTATTGAGAATGATACACCTTCGACTTTAACTGAATACGAAAAACTTGGAGAGATTGGATATTCAGCACATCCGACTAATGACCACTTCTTACCGTTATTTTATACATTGGGACTGAGAGAAAAGTCTGACAAATATGAATTCTTCAATGATAAGATTGATATGGGGTCGATAAGTATGCGGAGTGTAATATTTTATTGA
- a CDS encoding class III extradiol ring-cleavage dioxygenase — MNTKELHEELRNSKLSERMPVVFVGHGNPMNAITDNEYRITWCELGSRLVRPSAVLCISAHWLTKGTFVSVTDKPQTIHDFYGFPDELFKVNYPVSGARNYAEETISKVTWLKY; from the coding sequence ATGAATACAAAAGAACTACATGAGGAATTAAGGAATTCTAAATTATCAGAAAGAATGCCCGTTGTTTTTGTGGGACATGGTAATCCAATGAATGCTATCACCGACAATGAATACAGGATAACTTGGTGTGAATTAGGAAGCAGATTAGTTCGTCCGTCAGCAGTACTATGCATTTCTGCCCATTGGTTGACTAAGGGCACTTTTGTTTCTGTTACTGATAAACCGCAAACCATACATGATTTTTATGGTTTTCCTGACGAACTATTTAAGGTGAATTATCCAGTTTCGGGAGCGAGAAATTATGCCGAGGAAACAATTTCTAAAGTGACATGGCTAAAATATTGA
- a CDS encoding DUF4190 domain-containing protein encodes MDNNLHFQDSGSTFTPPPPPPPPPPPQPTMGGSGNYSTGKASSSAIWALILGILSWVACGIFAAIPAWIIGKKEIAAIKAGQSDSAGKTMAQIGMWLGIIQVIVAIIALIVILIILMLGGFAALMES; translated from the coding sequence ATGGACAATAACTTACACTTTCAGGACAGCGGTTCGACATTTACACCACCGCCTCCTCCGCCACCACCTCCACCACCGCAACCGACTATGGGCGGAAGTGGTAATTATTCAACGGGAAAAGCAAGCAGCAGTGCAATCTGGGCTCTTATACTTGGCATATTATCATGGGTAGCTTGTGGTATATTTGCAGCTATTCCTGCCTGGATAATTGGAAAAAAGGAAATTGCGGCTATAAAAGCTGGTCAGTCTGATTCTGCCGGTAAGACCATGGCACAAATCGGTATGTGGCTTGGAATAATTCAGGTTATAGTAGCTATTATCGCTTTAATAGTAATATTAATCATATTGATGCTTGGTGGATTTGCAGCATTGATGGAAAGTTAA
- the dut gene encoding dUTP diphosphatase, which yields MKIKISKFNQAIDCELPKYATTDSAGMDLSSSSLEPIIIKRGKYCLIPTNLIVEIPSGYEGQVRPRSGLALKHGITVLNSPGTVDADYRGEVKVLLINHGDDDFEINFGDRIAQLVIAKHEKAILEFDNNISKTDRGTGGYGSTGK from the coding sequence ATGAAAATTAAAATATCAAAATTTAATCAAGCCATAGATTGTGAATTACCAAAATATGCCACAACAGACTCCGCAGGTATGGATCTCTCTTCTTCATCATTAGAGCCAATTATTATTAAACGCGGTAAGTACTGTCTCATTCCAACAAACCTTATAGTCGAAATTCCATCCGGTTACGAAGGACAGGTAAGACCTCGCAGCGGTCTTGCTCTCAAACATGGTATAACTGTTCTTAATTCTCCAGGTACAGTTGATGCAGATTACAGAGGCGAAGTAAAAGTTCTTCTTATAAATCATGGAGATGATGATTTTGAAATAAATTTCGGAGATAGAATTGCTCAGTTAGTAATTGCAAAACATGAAAAAGCAATTCTGGAATTCGATAATAATATTTCAAAGACCGATAGAGGTACAGGAGGTTATGGCAGCACAGGGAAATAA
- a CDS encoding SAM-dependent methyltransferase produces MKKQFWNSIIIFQRPIEVQEVMAAQGNKKSKSKIFNKTFKEIQLFNIDKLLNSDINNKSSDSVKGRLILVTTPIGDFHDITYRALYSIKDSEYLLCEDTKESSKLLRAFGIKKDLNLLNEHNESVVVPEILKLLLSGVNVTLISDCGTPAFADPGLKLVNECIQNDIKIDFVHGANSVISAITISGFDISRFYFYGFLSPKNEIRIKELKNISSLPHPVILMDTPYRMSNLINDLLAIFPDRNIFLALNLSTKEEKHLRGKPCDIKSQLSAYFGESKPKAEFIVVLDKLPKHIPVKQNPS; encoded by the coding sequence ATGAAAAAGCAATTCTGGAATTCGATAATAATATTTCAAAGACCGATAGAGGTACAGGAGGTTATGGCAGCACAGGGAAATAAAAAGTCAAAGAGCAAAATATTTAACAAAACATTCAAAGAAATTCAACTTTTCAATATTGATAAACTTTTAAATTCTGATATTAACAATAAATCCTCTGATTCTGTTAAAGGAAGACTGATACTCGTTACAACCCCCATCGGTGATTTTCATGATATAACTTATCGTGCCTTGTATTCAATCAAAGATTCAGAATATCTCTTGTGCGAAGATACAAAAGAGTCCTCAAAACTCTTAAGGGCATTCGGCATTAAAAAGGATTTGAACCTTCTTAATGAACATAACGAATCTGTGGTTGTTCCCGAAATACTAAAATTACTTCTAAGCGGTGTAAATGTGACTTTAATTTCTGATTGCGGTACACCCGCATTTGCAGACCCGGGACTTAAACTCGTTAATGAATGTATTCAAAATGATATTAAGATTGACTTTGTACACGGAGCAAATTCGGTTATATCCGCAATTACAATTTCCGGCTTTGATATAAGCCGTTTCTATTTCTACGGATTCTTGTCACCAAAAAATGAAATAAGGATTAAAGAACTAAAGAACATTTCATCACTCCCCCATCCCGTTATTTTAATGGATACGCCCTACAGGATGTCTAATCTCATTAATGACCTCTTAGCTATCTTTCCCGACAGGAATATATTTCTTGCATTAAACCTCTCAACAAAAGAAGAAAAGCATTTACGGGGAAAACCATGTGACATTAAATCACAACTTTCTGCATACTTTGGTGAAAGTAAACCGAAAGCTGAGTTTATTGTCGTACTAGATAAACTTCCAAAACATATACCTGTAAAACAGAATCCCTCTTAA
- the purM gene encoding phosphoribosylformylglycinamidine cyclo-ligase: protein MTSYKSSGVNIHKAEKFVERIKPLVKQTFSKNVLSGIGNFGAFYELNMKNYTKPVFVSSTDGVGTKVKIAAMLNKYDNIGEDLINHCVNDIAVCGAIPLYFLDYYAMGKLNVNNSVDVVKGLVRGCLRNSMSLIGGETAEMPGVYSENDFDLAGTIVGVVDKKKIVSSGNVRKGDVLVGFKSTGLHTNGYSLVRKIFSTNDYKKYFPELKNTLGKELLKVHKSYLDIIQISLKKFEVNSFSHITGGGIEGNTKRVIPKSLKLEVDWSSWERPPIFNLIQRKGCVSENIMRETLNLGIGLIAILPSSIADKYCDFWNSKKEKCFIIGSIH from the coding sequence ATGACTTCTTATAAATCCTCAGGAGTAAATATTCATAAAGCAGAAAAATTTGTAGAACGGATAAAACCGCTCGTTAAGCAAACTTTTAGCAAAAATGTATTATCGGGTATAGGAAATTTTGGTGCTTTCTATGAGCTAAACATGAAAAACTATACAAAACCTGTATTCGTTTCGAGTACTGACGGAGTCGGTACCAAGGTTAAGATTGCAGCTATGCTTAACAAATATGATAATATCGGAGAGGATTTAATTAATCATTGTGTAAACGATATTGCCGTATGCGGTGCAATTCCCCTTTATTTTCTCGATTACTATGCGATGGGTAAGCTGAACGTTAACAATTCAGTGGATGTTGTTAAAGGACTTGTAAGAGGATGCTTGCGTAATTCAATGTCCTTAATTGGCGGTGAGACTGCCGAAATGCCCGGAGTGTATTCTGAAAACGATTTTGACCTTGCGGGAACAATAGTAGGAGTTGTTGATAAAAAGAAGATTGTCAGTTCCGGGAATGTAAGGAAAGGAGATGTTCTTGTTGGTTTTAAATCAACGGGACTTCATACTAACGGATATTCACTCGTTAGAAAGATTTTCAGCACTAATGATTATAAAAAATATTTTCCGGAATTAAAAAATACACTTGGGAAAGAGCTTCTTAAAGTTCATAAATCTTATTTGGATATTATACAGATCTCATTAAAGAAATTCGAAGTAAACTCATTTTCCCATATTACAGGCGGCGGAATTGAAGGTAATACAAAAAGAGTTATACCCAAGAGCCTGAAACTGGAGGTAGATTGGTCTTCGTGGGAGCGTCCCCCAATTTTTAATCTGATTCAGAGGAAAGGCTGCGTTTCTGAAAACATTATGCGAGAAACACTCAATCTTGGTATAGGTCTAATTGCAATTCTTCCCTCAAGCATTGCGGATAAATACTGCGATTTCTGGAATAGCAAAAAAGAGAAGTGCTTCATCATCGGAAGCATTCATTAA
- the lat gene encoding L-lysine 6-transaminase produces the protein MQKVVSIQPEKVQDSLRKHMLVDGFDMTLDLDKSNHGYLYDSKSKKYFLDFFTFVASNPLGMNHPKLNNPEFINKIGKLALNKPSLSDVYAQEQAEFVETFFNIAVPSYFKYSFYIEGGTLAVENAIKAAIDWKVQKNFAKGYKEEKGQQIIHFKEAFHGRSGYTLSLTNTDPVKIAYFPKFKWPRISNPKVLFPLNDENLAKVIEAEKQSIAEINKAIAENKDDIAAIILEPIQGEGGDNHFRREFFMQLRQICNENEILLIFDEVQTGIALTGKWWAHQHFVKPDLISFGKKTQVCGVLATDRMDEVEENVFRKSSRINSTWGGNIVDMYRFKKILEVIDEENLVENCKINGDYLKTKMESLCNKYPDKISAPRGLGLFAAFDIASTDLRNKITAESLKNGLMILGCGVRSIRFRPPVTITKEHIDEAFVILDKVISNT, from the coding sequence ATGCAAAAAGTCGTTTCTATTCAGCCCGAAAAAGTTCAGGATTCATTAAGAAAACACATGCTGGTCGATGGTTTTGACATGACGCTTGACCTTGATAAGTCAAATCACGGGTATCTATACGACTCAAAGAGTAAAAAATATTTTCTCGATTTTTTCACGTTTGTTGCTTCAAATCCGCTTGGTATGAACCATCCGAAGCTCAACAATCCCGAGTTTATTAACAAAATCGGAAAACTTGCACTTAATAAACCCTCTCTATCGGATGTTTACGCTCAGGAACAAGCAGAGTTTGTTGAAACTTTTTTCAACATTGCTGTACCTTCATATTTTAAATATTCATTCTATATAGAAGGAGGTACGCTTGCAGTTGAAAATGCGATAAAAGCTGCTATAGACTGGAAAGTTCAGAAGAATTTTGCTAAGGGTTACAAAGAAGAAAAAGGTCAGCAGATAATCCACTTCAAGGAAGCATTTCACGGCCGCTCTGGATACACGCTATCTTTGACTAACACTGACCCGGTGAAAATCGCTTATTTCCCGAAATTCAAATGGCCCAGAATATCAAATCCAAAAGTATTGTTCCCTCTTAACGATGAAAATCTTGCTAAAGTTATTGAAGCTGAAAAGCAATCTATCGCAGAAATAAATAAAGCCATAGCGGAAAACAAAGACGATATCGCTGCAATCATATTAGAGCCTATTCAGGGAGAAGGCGGTGATAATCATTTCAGGAGAGAATTCTTCATGCAGTTAAGACAGATATGCAATGAGAACGAAATACTTCTTATATTTGATGAAGTCCAAACAGGAATTGCCCTTACAGGAAAATGGTGGGCACATCAACATTTTGTAAAACCGGACTTGATTTCTTTTGGAAAGAAGACGCAAGTATGCGGTGTTCTCGCAACAGACAGAATGGATGAAGTGGAAGAAAATGTATTTCGTAAATCAAGCAGAATAAACTCTACATGGGGCGGAAATATTGTTGACATGTACAGGTTTAAGAAAATTCTTGAAGTTATAGATGAAGAAAACCTTGTCGAGAATTGCAAAATCAACGGAGATTATTTAAAGACTAAAATGGAATCACTTTGCAATAAGTATCCGGATAAAATTAGTGCTCCGCGAGGACTTGGTTTGTTTGCTGCATTTGATATTGCCAGTACTGATTTAAGGAATAAGATAACAGCGGAATCGTTAAAGAATGGTCTTATGATTCTTGGATGCGGCGTCCGCAGTATAAGATTCAGACCTCCTGTTACGATTACAAAAGAGCATATTGATGAAGCATTCGTAATTCTTGATAAAGTTATTAG